One Mercenaria mercenaria strain notata chromosome 12, MADL_Memer_1, whole genome shotgun sequence DNA segment encodes these proteins:
- the LOC123533196 gene encoding uncharacterized protein LOC123533196 — protein MSFIRFQLILPGWIQDYTDTSNEFKQYRTFCNGKKGQRIVDQYMSTVRTSHSNIISEIQGMADGAEVKFEELFLLQISSELKFCHLKEMFRRTDDKENGEKGCTDVLVNRKQCRIIGHNDDWTEDVSSYVCIVHVTIADEKERVIEQFVSFNYPGYLNGFCFGMNKSLVITLNSLSPKKVNRTGVPIAILMRSLLACNTIEECSSAMESKPYGCAYGLGINIAAINGTNMCSMEVYPLQGKTEVKVRNVPLEGDADEQCYFFHQNHYKHIAAEETGPCTGSKLRDKRTSEMPEPETVDDVKAILGDTEDGVEPVYRMPCAAHYAPDVKTVATAIFSITERLLHVYRANPKLASAPCLTLPFL, from the exons ATGTCATTTATTCGATTTCAATTAATTCTTCCAGGATGGATTCAGGACTACACAGACACTTCAAACGAATTTAAACAGTATAGAACATTTTGCAACGGAAAGAAAGGACAACGGATAGTTGATCAGTACATGTCAACCGTCCGTACGTCCCATTcgaatattatttcagaaatccAGGGCATGGCGGATGGGGCGGAAGTGAAGTTTGAAGAGCTTTTTCTGTTGCAGATTTCATCAGAACTAAAGTTTTGTCACTTGAAAGAAATGTTTAGAAGAACGGATGACAAAGAAAATGGTGAGAAAGGGTGCACTGATGTTCTGGTTAATAGGAAACAATGCAGGATTATCGGACATAACGACGACTGGACAGAAGACGTGTCTTCCTACGTTTGTATTGTGCACGTGACTATAGCAGACGAGAAAGAGCGCGTGATTGAGCAGTTTGTATCTTTCAATTACCCGGGTTATTTAAATGGATTTTGCTTTGGAATGAATAAGTCTCTGGTAATAACCCTGAACTCATTATCACCAAAGAAAGTAAACAGGACAGGAGTTCCCATTGCAATACTGATGCGTTCACTACTCGCGTGTAATACCATTGAAGAATGTTCTTCTGCCATGGAAAGTAAACCGTATGGATGTGCTTACGGGCTGGGTATAAATATTGCCGCTATTAATGGAACCAACATGTGCTCGATGGAAGTATATCCACTGCAG GGAAAGactgaggtcaaggtcagaaaCGTTCCTCTCGAGGGAGATGCGGACGAACAGTGTTACTTCTTTCATCAAAATCATTATAAACACATAGCTGCTGAAGAAACTGGACCTTGCACTGGATCAAAGCTTCGAGACAAGAGAACCAGCGAAATGCCTGAACCGGAAACTGTTGATGACGTCAAAGCTATTCTTGGTGATACAGAAGATGGCGTAGAACCAGTCTATCGCATGCCTTGTGCTGCACACTATGCACCGGATGTGAAAACGGTGGCAACTGCAATTTTCAGTATCACTGAAAGACTGTTACATGTCTACCGAGCCAATCCCAAGCTAGCATCAGCTCCTTGTCTGACTCTGCCATTTCTGTGA